In a single window of the Thermofilum uzonense genome:
- a CDS encoding RpoL/Rpb11 RNA polymerase subunit family protein gives MSSEEVIVEVENISKNSMEVKIRGEGHTILNMLVDELNKNPHVTASYKIDHPLLPFAHLLIQTDGTLSPIEALREATSSLKNKLEALRESLRKGTT, from the coding sequence ATGTCTTCTGAAGAGGTTATTGTGGAAGTTGAAAATATCTCGAAAAACTCCATGGAAGTCAAAATCAGGGGCGAGGGGCATACAATACTAAACATGCTCGTAGATGAACTAAACAAGAATCCCCATGTTACAGCATCGTATAAGATTGATCACCCTCTTTTACCCTTTGCCCATCTACTGATCCAAACAGATGGAACACTATCCCCTATAGAGGCTCTGCGTGAAGCAACATCCTCACTTAAAAACAAGTTGGAAGCATTGCGGGAGTCCTTACGGAAAGGGACGACTTAA
- a CDS encoding ribonuclease III family protein encodes MVNFVVSAALTLATGKIKGVKVPGKLLNKVYHLSGLSSMRLPYHVEPGESVESLLGFAWLKNCISCEVAAEIVYSAVKNGKSIEEALSILVNEILRRCA; translated from the coding sequence TTGGTAAACTTTGTAGTTTCAGCTGCACTCACGCTGGCCACGGGGAAAATAAAAGGGGTTAAAGTACCCGGCAAGCTTTTAAACAAGGTTTATCATCTATCAGGCTTGTCTTCTATGCGCCTACCTTACCATGTTGAGCCCGGAGAGAGCGTAGAATCGCTTCTTGGCTTCGCTTGGCTGAAAAACTGTATAAGTTGTGAGGTGGCCGCGGAAATTGTCTACTCAGCTGTTAAAAATGGCAAAAGTATTGAGGAGGCTCTGTCAATCCTGGTAAACGAGATCTTAAGACGATGTGCTTGA
- a CDS encoding 30S ribosomal protein S30e, with the protein MPSHGSLTKAGKVRNATPKIPPKPRKNLIPRRRNLRNFKRRILAAQSSTSS; encoded by the coding sequence ATGCCTTCACACGGTAGTTTAACGAAAGCAGGAAAAGTAAGAAATGCTACTCCCAAAATACCTCCAAAGCCCAGAAAAAACCTCATCCCGCGAAGGAGGAACCTTCGAAACTTTAAGCGAAGGATACTCGCCGCACAGTCAAGCACATCGTCTTAA
- the gatD gene encoding Glu-tRNA(Gln) amidotransferase subunit GatD — translation MEDSGYSPRVRELLESNSVKVFDLVSVQLKDGINLRGIILPRPSTGERDALVLKLENGYNVGILVDRIKEIRLEEEAHVKQEQILESTRKTLAKAKVHFIGTGGTIASRVDYATGAVYPYFTAEELYSMIPELEEIALIESETIFNIFSEDMTPSQWSQIARKIKQVFEQNAPAGVVVAHGTDTMHYSASAIAFAVQKAPGPIVFTGAQRSSDRPSSDASLNVIGATITAVDAPFAESVIVMHGSVNDDKLLVHRGVRARKMHTSRRDAFISINELPLASVDPYSKKLSLLTKEYKQKSNDLEVYPEFSEKVALVKFYPGMDPSIFEFYRDKGYHGLVIEGTGLGHVNSKLISVLGGLVKDGMVVVMASQCLWGSINMNVYRTGVELLRAGVLPAGNMLPETSYVKLSWVFGQTTEVEEAVKLFKKNIAFETSERNEYKFYPGAWWWQ, via the coding sequence ATGGAGGACTCTGGATACAGTCCGCGTGTAAGGGAGTTGTTAGAGAGTAATAGTGTTAAAGTCTTTGACCTCGTCTCGGTGCAATTAAAAGATGGGATCAACCTAAGAGGTATTATTTTACCCAGGCCTTCGACCGGGGAACGAGACGCACTTGTTCTTAAGCTTGAGAACGGTTACAACGTAGGTATTCTTGTGGATAGGATCAAGGAAATCAGGCTCGAAGAAGAGGCTCATGTCAAGCAGGAGCAGATCTTGGAATCTACGAGAAAAACTCTCGCGAAGGCAAAAGTTCACTTTATAGGTACGGGCGGGACGATAGCTTCAAGGGTAGATTACGCGACGGGCGCGGTTTATCCGTATTTCACAGCTGAAGAGCTGTACTCGATGATACCTGAACTTGAGGAGATTGCACTAATTGAGAGCGAGACAATTTTCAACATCTTCAGTGAGGATATGACACCATCACAATGGAGCCAGATAGCCAGAAAGATAAAACAGGTGTTCGAGCAAAATGCTCCTGCAGGAGTAGTGGTAGCCCACGGCACCGATACTATGCACTACTCGGCCTCCGCGATTGCGTTCGCTGTTCAGAAGGCACCGGGTCCCATTGTCTTCACAGGAGCCCAGAGATCATCCGACAGGCCTTCCAGCGACGCATCGCTAAACGTAATCGGAGCCACAATCACTGCTGTCGATGCCCCATTTGCCGAATCGGTTATAGTAATGCATGGGAGTGTTAACGATGACAAGCTTCTCGTTCACAGGGGTGTGCGTGCTAGGAAGATGCATACGAGCAGGAGAGACGCATTCATAAGCATTAATGAGTTGCCACTTGCATCTGTAGATCCATATTCTAAGAAACTCAGCCTGTTAACAAAAGAGTACAAACAGAAGAGCAATGATCTAGAAGTATACCCTGAATTTAGCGAGAAAGTGGCTTTAGTAAAGTTCTACCCTGGAATGGATCCATCGATCTTTGAATTCTACCGAGATAAGGGGTATCATGGTCTAGTAATAGAAGGCACGGGATTGGGGCATGTTAACAGTAAGTTGATTAGCGTTTTGGGAGGGCTCGTTAAAGATGGGATGGTTGTTGTAATGGCTTCGCAATGCCTTTGGGGGTCTATCAACATGAACGTTTATCGTACAGGAGTAGAGCTACTTAGAGCTGGAGTTTTACCAGCTGGAAACATGCTTCCTGAGACATCATACGTTAAGCTAAGCTGGGTTTTCGGCCAAACTACCGAGGTCGAAGAGGCCGTCAAGTTATTCAAAAAGAACATAGCCTTCGAAACCTCTGAGAGGAACGAGTACAAGTTTTACCCTGGAGCCTGGTGGTGGCAATGA
- the gatE gene encoding Glu-tRNA(Gln) amidotransferase subunit GatE: MTTLSRKIKCGIEIHQMLDTQSKLFCSCPTKIRKDPPDFTFLRRLRLARSEIGEIDPAALFEFEKGLQFLYEGYNDSVCLVEMDEEPPHPTNMEALTIALKFALLVNARIIDEIHVMRKIVIDGSNTTGFQRTMLVAVGGSINVKGKEIPIETICLEEDAARKIDERKDQQTVIYRLDRLGIPLIEVATGPVIESPEEAREVAHYIGLLLRSLGKVKRGLGTIRQDLNISVEGGARVEVKGVQYLDLIPLVVENEVKRQVKLLEIRDELVARGLSVTDILFEPVDVSKYFEKTKSKVARSALEKGGVALALKLKGFKGILGKEIQPGRRFGTELADRARYWARVGGIFHSDELPGYGISEEEVKILSEVLSLGENDAFVLVFDEREKALKALEAVYKRVLEAFSGVPEETRAANTDGTTRFMRPRPGKARMYPETDIRPIVISSQLIEKLKGELPEPPEETLKRLKKHYGLSDVLAQQLFSSEYLFFFEELVQETGVQPVIAATLLTNTLKSLRREGVNVEVLEEEHIKKVLKAVAENKLAKEAIPEVLRALAENPESSVEDVIEKLSLRGLTLQELERLVDEIISERKQLIMEKKEKAFSPIMGIVMEKVRGKIDGKIVAEVVRKKITEAISS, translated from the coding sequence ATGACGACACTGTCAAGGAAGATAAAGTGCGGCATAGAGATACACCAGATGCTAGACACCCAGTCAAAACTGTTCTGTTCCTGTCCCACGAAAATCAGAAAGGATCCCCCAGACTTCACTTTCCTGCGGAGGTTGAGGCTGGCGCGAAGCGAGATCGGCGAGATAGACCCTGCTGCCTTGTTTGAATTCGAGAAAGGGCTCCAATTCCTCTATGAGGGCTACAATGACAGCGTTTGTTTAGTGGAAATGGACGAGGAGCCGCCCCACCCTACAAACATGGAAGCATTGACTATTGCGCTTAAGTTCGCTCTACTAGTCAACGCGAGAATTATTGATGAAATCCACGTGATGAGGAAAATAGTGATAGACGGGTCTAACACCACGGGGTTTCAGCGAACAATGCTTGTGGCTGTTGGCGGCTCGATAAACGTGAAGGGCAAAGAGATACCAATTGAAACAATATGCTTAGAGGAGGATGCGGCTAGGAAGATCGATGAAAGAAAAGACCAGCAGACAGTAATTTACCGGCTTGACAGGCTAGGAATACCCCTAATTGAGGTGGCAACCGGTCCGGTAATCGAGTCCCCTGAGGAGGCTCGTGAAGTGGCCCACTATATCGGGCTTCTCTTAAGATCTCTGGGGAAAGTAAAGAGGGGGCTAGGGACTATAAGGCAGGATCTTAACATATCTGTTGAGGGGGGTGCAAGGGTTGAGGTTAAGGGAGTACAGTACCTAGATTTAATCCCGCTTGTTGTTGAAAACGAGGTTAAAAGACAGGTAAAACTCCTCGAAATAAGAGACGAGCTTGTCGCCCGTGGGCTCTCTGTAACGGACATCCTTTTCGAGCCCGTCGACGTCTCCAAGTACTTTGAAAAAACAAAGTCTAAGGTGGCGAGAAGTGCCCTGGAAAAGGGCGGTGTTGCCCTGGCCTTGAAGCTCAAGGGGTTCAAGGGCATCCTTGGAAAGGAGATACAGCCGGGTAGAAGGTTTGGTACGGAGTTGGCTGACAGGGCTCGCTACTGGGCGAGGGTTGGAGGGATATTTCACAGCGACGAGCTTCCGGGTTATGGCATCTCGGAGGAGGAAGTTAAAATCCTCTCGGAGGTTCTCAGTCTAGGAGAAAACGATGCCTTCGTGCTGGTATTTGACGAGAGAGAAAAAGCCTTGAAAGCACTTGAAGCTGTTTACAAGAGAGTATTGGAAGCTTTCTCCGGAGTACCAGAGGAGACGAGGGCGGCAAACACTGACGGAACCACACGGTTTATGCGGCCTAGGCCTGGTAAAGCAAGGATGTACCCGGAAACAGATATTAGACCTATCGTAATATCGTCACAGTTGATAGAAAAACTTAAAGGAGAGCTTCCGGAGCCACCTGAGGAAACCTTAAAGAGATTAAAGAAACACTATGGTCTCTCAGACGTGTTGGCCCAGCAGCTTTTCAGCTCAGAGTACCTTTTCTTCTTTGAAGAGCTAGTACAGGAGACGGGCGTACAGCCAGTTATAGCTGCTACCCTGCTCACGAATACTTTGAAAAGCCTGAGACGAGAGGGAGTTAACGTCGAAGTGTTAGAAGAGGAGCACATAAAGAAGGTTTTAAAGGCGGTTGCCGAGAACAAGCTAGCGAAGGAGGCAATACCGGAAGTCTTAAGAGCACTAGCCGAGAACCCTGAGTCTAGTGTGGAGGACGTGATTGAGAAGCTGTCTCTACGAGGTCTAACATTGCAGGAGCTTGAGCGTTTGGTGGATGAGATTATATCTGAGAGGAAGCAGTTGATAATGGAGAAAAAGGAAAAGGCTTTTAGCCCAATCATGGGAATAGTCATGGAGAAGGTTAGGGGTAAAATCGACGGAAAAATAGTCGCAGAGGTTGTGCGTAAAAAGATAACTGAGGCTATTTCTTCTTAG
- a CDS encoding signal recognition particle subunit SRP19/SEC65 family protein, with protein MKKREGKIIWTVYFDSLKPRDKGRRVPKVLSVEKPRVDELVLAAKNAGYTDVLIESDKKFPAFWYESEGRIIVRTADRKSVVLKKIAVELVKLRREPKKK; from the coding sequence ATGAAGAAAAGAGAAGGCAAGATAATCTGGACCGTATACTTTGATTCTCTAAAACCCCGGGATAAGGGGCGCCGCGTCCCTAAAGTTTTATCTGTCGAAAAGCCTCGCGTAGATGAACTGGTGTTAGCAGCTAAAAACGCCGGCTATACTGACGTCTTAATAGAGAGCGATAAAAAATTCCCGGCTTTCTGGTATGAGAGCGAGGGAAGAATTATCGTGAGGACGGCAGACCGGAAAAGTGTTGTTTTAAAAAAGATAGCTGTCGAGTTGGTTAAGCTAAGGAGGGAGCCTAAGAAGAAATAG
- a CDS encoding 30S ribosomal protein S8e, protein MGIYHGNDLRKISGGLKSRHVKVKRKYLTGRYPLNPTVGNRTEVKVIRARGGNYKVRVKVAAEANVYIPSQKKTIRVKILKVLDNPSNRNLARRGVITRGAVIQTEAGKAVVTSRPGQDGVVNAVLVESS, encoded by the coding sequence ATGGGAATATACCACGGTAACGACTTGAGAAAGATAAGCGGAGGGCTTAAAAGTAGGCATGTAAAGGTTAAGAGAAAATACCTTACCGGTCGATACCCACTTAACCCTACGGTCGGCAATAGGACTGAAGTTAAAGTAATCCGTGCTCGCGGAGGAAACTATAAGGTTAGAGTGAAAGTTGCAGCAGAGGCTAACGTATATATTCCAAGCCAAAAGAAGACTATTCGCGTAAAAATTTTGAAGGTTCTGGACAATCCCTCCAACAGGAACCTTGCTAGGAGGGGAGTTATAACTCGGGGAGCAGTTATTCAAACGGAAGCCGGTAAAGCCGTTGTGACCTCGCGTCCAGGACAGGATGGCGTTGTGAATGCTGTTCTTGTGGAGTCTTCATGA
- a CDS encoding proteasome assembly chaperone family protein translates to MRVVEKGRIKILLNRDVQPHYLVAGFHGIGHVGWISVRHLVEKTNAERVGYVFSPYMQPFVSIKKGVKTPYEFYLTGDTLYFLPNVPLSQKDASIVTLSLAEFALEVGVREAILFGGLDHRFKEDDKIRLAPTTAFYNERRELFETGKLKLIEEGLGVVGPLAILLSVFEAEGVPAVAILPYAAPDRPDPKAAAEALRMFNEIYGYSVTVDELIEEGTMLERELEEVERKMREMVKEREPPVYHV, encoded by the coding sequence ATGAGGGTCGTTGAAAAGGGAAGGATTAAAATACTCTTAAACAGGGATGTTCAACCTCACTATCTCGTAGCTGGGTTTCACGGAATAGGCCACGTTGGATGGATATCAGTGAGGCACCTAGTCGAAAAAACCAATGCGGAGAGAGTAGGATACGTTTTTTCACCCTACATGCAGCCATTTGTATCGATAAAGAAGGGGGTCAAGACTCCCTATGAGTTCTACCTTACCGGTGACACCCTGTATTTCTTGCCGAACGTCCCGCTAAGTCAAAAGGATGCCTCCATAGTCACTTTGAGCCTAGCAGAGTTCGCACTCGAGGTTGGAGTGCGAGAGGCTATACTATTTGGAGGACTCGACCATCGTTTTAAGGAGGATGACAAGATTCGCTTAGCACCGACCACGGCGTTCTATAACGAGCGGAGGGAATTATTCGAAACCGGTAAGCTTAAACTCATCGAGGAGGGCTTAGGGGTGGTTGGCCCCCTAGCAATTCTTCTTTCAGTGTTTGAAGCTGAGGGTGTACCGGCAGTAGCGATACTGCCATACGCAGCCCCGGACAGACCTGATCCCAAGGCAGCCGCCGAGGCTCTACGGATGTTCAACGAGATTTATGGCTATAGCGTAACGGTTGATGAGTTGATCGAGGAGGGCACAATGCTTGAGAGAGAGTTAGAGGAAGTTGAGAGGAAAATGAGAGAGATGGTTAAGGAGAGAGAGCCTCCTGTCTATCACGTGTAA
- the tgtA gene encoding tRNA guanosine(15) transglycosylase TgtA, whose protein sequence is MVWNEVFEIEEIDIFGRRGKLYTRRGVVETPTLTPVINPSRQIISAKRIKEIGFPMLITNSYIIKRNYGDLAKELTVHGILGVDGPVYTDSGAYQLLVYGKVEVSPLEIFTYQIEIGSDVGVILDIPTRRETPFQQARAEVEETLKRLREAAQVDRKGMLLVAPIQGGVHTSLVAYSARKASQIPADLYAVGGPTQFMEEYDYEEVVRLVMTARLNLPWGAPLHLFGAGHPLILPLAVAMGVDVFDSASYALYARNNRIITSRGTLRLQDVEELPCSCPVCSKYTARELRELPSQERVELIALHNLYVIWEEIKRIKQAIHEGRLWELVEEKARAHPALTNAFREFLRYSEFFAKIHPSTRSNPRGIFFLGAPSRYRPEVVRHVNRLKTRYKSRSDILILFEETPQKPFTRFGLIKEFLTNAMSILSEYDVAVISPAFSIIPVELDGFYPLSQYEASRLVFEEAKDEILADVVWFILNKAYRGVVLAYYSLPSKFVRKMGNKLRDEGVIFMEVSLPSYEKALSEHERTSKKILDAVAILKGMITRDRQEALSP, encoded by the coding sequence GTGGTTTGGAACGAGGTATTTGAGATTGAAGAGATCGATATCTTTGGGCGACGGGGGAAACTTTATACCAGGCGGGGCGTTGTTGAGACGCCCACTCTGACACCTGTGATTAATCCAAGCAGGCAGATTATTTCCGCAAAGAGAATAAAAGAGATAGGCTTTCCCATGCTCATCACCAACTCTTACATCATAAAGAGGAACTACGGCGACCTGGCTAAGGAACTAACAGTTCACGGTATCCTGGGTGTGGACGGCCCAGTTTACACTGACTCAGGAGCTTACCAGCTTCTAGTCTATGGGAAGGTTGAGGTAAGCCCACTCGAAATCTTCACATATCAAATAGAGATCGGATCAGATGTCGGGGTCATATTAGACATCCCAACAAGGCGTGAAACCCCCTTCCAACAGGCTCGTGCGGAGGTTGAGGAGACTCTCAAGCGGTTACGCGAAGCCGCCCAGGTAGATAGAAAAGGCATGCTGCTTGTCGCTCCAATTCAAGGCGGTGTTCACACAAGCCTTGTCGCGTATTCTGCTCGAAAGGCTTCCCAGATACCAGCAGATCTTTATGCCGTAGGGGGGCCGACACAGTTTATGGAGGAGTATGATTACGAGGAGGTCGTTAGGCTTGTAATGACCGCAAGACTAAATCTACCGTGGGGTGCACCATTACATTTATTCGGAGCTGGGCACCCGTTGATCTTACCTCTCGCCGTAGCCATGGGTGTAGACGTCTTTGATTCCGCATCTTACGCACTATATGCTAGAAACAATAGGATAATAACTTCCAGGGGGACATTGAGGCTGCAAGACGTTGAAGAGCTACCCTGTTCTTGCCCTGTTTGCTCCAAGTATACCGCACGCGAGCTGCGAGAGCTTCCATCACAAGAACGCGTGGAGCTGATAGCTCTCCACAACCTTTACGTTATTTGGGAAGAGATAAAACGGATAAAACAAGCAATACATGAGGGCAGGCTCTGGGAGCTAGTGGAGGAAAAGGCCCGGGCCCACCCCGCGCTTACAAACGCTTTTAGGGAGTTTTTAAGGTACTCCGAGTTCTTTGCTAAAATTCATCCTTCTACGAGGTCCAATCCAAGGGGGATATTCTTCCTTGGAGCTCCTAGCAGATATAGACCAGAGGTAGTTAGACATGTCAATAGGCTCAAGACTAGGTATAAGAGTAGAAGCGACATTCTCATCTTATTTGAAGAAACCCCGCAAAAACCCTTTACGCGGTTTGGACTAATAAAGGAGTTTCTTACCAATGCTATGAGCATTCTTAGTGAGTATGATGTAGCTGTCATTTCGCCAGCATTTTCCATAATACCTGTAGAGCTCGACGGCTTCTATCCCTTGTCTCAATACGAGGCGAGCAGGCTCGTGTTCGAAGAGGCAAAGGATGAAATCCTTGCGGACGTGGTTTGGTTTATCTTAAACAAGGCTTACCGGGGGGTTGTTCTCGCATATTATTCTCTTCCAAGCAAATTCGTGAGAAAAATGGGGAACAAGTTAAGAGACGAGGGGGTCATTTTTATGGAGGTAAGCCTTCCCAGCTATGAAAAAGCTTTGAGTGAACATGAGAGAACTTCAAAGAAGATACTAGATGCAGTGGCCATCCTTAAAGGGATGATTACACGTGATAGACAGGAGGCTCTCTCTCCTTAA